Proteins from one Streptococcus mitis B6 genomic window:
- a CDS encoding 3-deoxy-7-phosphoheptulonate synthase, which produces MAFIEKGQEIDIEAIKAETQLSAEALRLKERRDKELSDIISGEDDRILLVIGPCSSDNEEAVLEYARRLSALQKKVADKIFMVMRVYTAKPRTNGDGYKGLVHQPDTSKAPSLINGLQAVRQLHYRVITETGLTTADEMLYPSNLVLVDDLVSYHAVGARSVEDQEHRFVASGIDAPVGMKNPTSGNLGVMFNAIYAAQNKQTFLYHGQEVETSGNPLAHVILRGAVNEYGKNEPNFYYETLLNAIERYETMGLENPFIIIDTNHDNSGKQYMEQIRIVRQTLQNRAWNEKIKKTVRGFMIESYLADGRQNQPEVFGCSITDPCLGWENTEALVEEIYATLTK; this is translated from the coding sequence ATGGCATTTATTGAAAAAGGTCAAGAAATCGATATTGAAGCAATCAAGGCGGAAACCCAATTGTCTGCGGAAGCCTTGCGATTAAAGGAGCGCCGTGATAAAGAATTGTCAGACATTATTTCAGGGGAAGATGACCGGATCCTTTTGGTGATTGGTCCATGCTCGTCTGACAATGAGGAGGCTGTCTTGGAATATGCCCGCCGTTTATCAGCCTTGCAAAAGAAGGTGGCGGACAAGATTTTCATGGTTATGCGTGTTTATACAGCTAAACCGCGTACAAACGGAGACGGCTATAAAGGCTTGGTACACCAGCCAGATACTTCCAAGGCTCCAAGCCTGATTAATGGCTTGCAGGCTGTTCGCCAGTTGCACTACCGCGTGATTACAGAGACTGGTTTGACAACGGCAGATGAGATGCTTTATCCGTCAAATCTGGTCTTGGTAGATGATTTGGTCAGCTACCATGCTGTTGGGGCTCGTTCTGTGGAAGACCAAGAGCACCGCTTTGTAGCTTCAGGGATTGATGCACCAGTAGGGATGAAAAATCCAACCTCAGGAAATTTGGGTGTTATGTTTAACGCCATCTATGCTGCTCAAAACAAGCAAACCTTCCTTTATCATGGGCAGGAAGTTGAGACTTCAGGAAATCCCTTGGCTCACGTCATCCTTCGTGGCGCAGTTAATGAATATGGGAAAAATGAGCCTAACTTTTACTATGAAACCCTGCTAAATGCCATTGAACGTTATGAGACAATGGGGCTTGAAAATCCTTTTATCATCATCGATACCAATCATGATAACTCAGGCAAGCAATATATGGAGCAGATTCGAATTGTTCGCCAGACCTTGCAAAATCGTGCTTGGAATGAGAAAATCAAAAAGACGGTTCGAGGATTTATGATTGAATCTTACCTAGCAGATGGTCGTCAAAACCAACCAGAGGTCTTTGGTTGCTCTATTACCGATCCTTGTCTAGGTTGGGAAAATACAGAGGCCTTGGTAGAAGAAATCTATGCTACCTTGACAAAATAA
- a CDS encoding 3-deoxy-7-phosphoheptulonate synthase, which produces MVFTAKSPKINIEEVRALSKLEGQALERKSQRDQELEAIIRGEDQRILLVIGPCSSDNEEAVLEYAKRLAALQEEVADRIFMVMRVYTAKPRTNGDGYKGLIHQPNATEAPSLINGIKAVRHLHYRVITETGMTTADEMLYPENLPLVDDLISYMAVGARSVEDQQHRFVASGADFATGFKNPTSGNLNVMFNGIYAAQNKQGFLFLGKEVETTGNPLSHAILRGAINEYGKNIPNYYYDNLMDTIAQYEKMGLENPFIIVDTNHDNSGKQYMDQIRIVRQTLINRDWNEKIKQYVRGFMIESYLEDGRQDEPEVFGKSITDPCLGWDNTEALVREIYQTLGE; this is translated from the coding sequence ATGGTATTTACAGCAAAAAGTCCTAAAATTAATATTGAAGAAGTTCGTGCCTTGTCAAAATTAGAAGGTCAGGCTTTGGAGAGAAAATCACAGCGCGATCAAGAGTTAGAAGCCATTATACGTGGAGAAGACCAACGGATTCTCTTGGTAATCGGGCCATGCTCATCTGACAATGAAGAAGCTGTTCTTGAATACGCTAAGCGTTTGGCAGCTTTGCAAGAAGAAGTAGCAGACCGTATCTTTATGGTTATGCGTGTTTACACTGCCAAACCTCGTACCAACGGAGATGGCTATAAGGGCTTAATTCACCAGCCTAACGCGACAGAAGCGCCTAGTCTTATCAACGGAATTAAAGCCGTGCGCCATCTTCACTATCGTGTTATCACAGAAACAGGTATGACAACAGCTGATGAAATGCTTTATCCTGAAAATCTTCCGCTTGTAGATGATTTGATTTCTTACATGGCGGTTGGTGCCCGTTCAGTTGAAGACCAGCAACACCGCTTTGTGGCCAGTGGGGCAGATTTTGCGACTGGGTTTAAAAATCCAACCTCTGGAAATCTCAATGTCATGTTTAATGGGATTTATGCTGCTCAAAACAAGCAAGGTTTCCTTTTCCTAGGAAAAGAGGTGGAAACAACTGGGAACCCGCTTTCGCACGCCATTCTTCGTGGAGCAATTAATGAGTATGGTAAGAATATTCCTAACTACTACTATGATAATTTGATGGATACTATTGCTCAATATGAGAAAATGGGCTTGGAAAATCCTTTTATCATCGTCGATACCAATCATGACAACTCTGGTAAGCAATATATGGACCAGATTCGAATTGTTCGCCAGACCTTGATTAACCGTGATTGGAATGAAAAAATCAAGCAGTACGTTCGTGGCTTTATGATTGAGTCTTATCTAGAAGACGGCCGTCAAGACGAACCAGAAGTATTTGGCAAGTCTATCACGGACCCTTGCCTTGGCTGGGATAATACGGAAGCCCTTGTCAGAGAAATCTACCAAACGCTAGGAGAATAA
- a CDS encoding Rpn family recombination-promoting nuclease/putative transposase — MILRHPGISPTNDLVAKKIFSNPEITCQFIRDMLDLPAKNVTILEGSNIHVLPSLPYSAQDFYTSIDVLAELDNGTQVIIEIQVHHQNFFINRLWAYLCSQINQNLEKIRQREGDTHQSYKHIAPVYAIAIVGSNYFQDDLAFHSFSMREDTTGEVLTITNNGQENHLVKMAFLELKKYRETSKDSIRKPWLEFFGNKPFTQQPERAISQADQLLDYKSWSEEDRKMFSQLRMREEQALLAQDYALGQAEEKGLERGLEQGLERGKVEGSLSMLLNLVRQGLLTSEVASEQLGMTVAEFEELLKEHHN; from the coding sequence ATGATTCTCAGACATCCGGGCATCAGCCCAACCAATGACTTGGTTGCTAAGAAAATCTTTAGCAATCCAGAAATCACTTGTCAATTTATCCGCGATATGCTGGACTTACCAGCCAAAAATGTGACCATTTTAGAGGGAAGTAATATTCATGTCTTGCCTTCCCTGCCGTACTCAGCGCAGGATTTCTATACCAGTATAGACGTTTTAGCTGAACTAGATAATGGGACACAGGTTATCATTGAGATTCAGGTGCATCATCAGAATTTTTTCATCAATCGCTTGTGGGCTTATCTATGTAGTCAGATCAATCAAAACCTAGAAAAAATTCGTCAACGTGAAGGTGATACACACCAGAGTTACAAACATATCGCTCCTGTTTACGCCATTGCAATTGTGGGCAGCAACTACTTTCAGGATGATTTAGCCTTTCACAGTTTTAGTATGCGAGAGGATACGACGGGTGAGGTTTTGACAATTACAAACAACGGTCAGGAAAACCATCTAGTCAAGATGGCGTTCTTGGAATTAAAAAAATACAGAGAAACCAGCAAAGATAGCATTCGCAAACCATGGTTGGAGTTTTTCGGGAACAAACCCTTTACCCAACAACCCGAGCGGGCTATCAGCCAAGCAGACCAACTGCTAGACTATAAGAGCTGGTCCGAGGAGGACAGGAAAATGTTTAGTCAACTACGTATGCGAGAAGAACAGGCATTGTTAGCACAAGACTATGCCTTGGGACAAGCTGAGGAAAAAGGCTTAGAGCGTGGTCTTGAACAGGGACTGGAGCGTGGGAAAGTTGAAGGAAGTTTGTCTATGCTACTAAATCTAGTCCGTCAAGGTCTCTTGACTTCAGAAGTTGCTAGCGAGCAATTAGGCATGACGGTCGCTGAGTTTGAAGAACTATTGAAAGAGCATCATAACTAA
- a CDS encoding IS110 family transposase, with amino-acid sequence MEVMIETCCGIDVHQKSIVCCILDGLLDTNKPKKIQKKFGTTTVALHNALDWLVENHVTHVFFESTGQYWLPLFNIFSDSDLVLVLANPQHIKNVPGRKTDMKDAEWIAQLGRCGLIEPSYIPSPEVVQLRLLTRRMRSYKQRQTQVKNEIHNLLQRANIKLTSYLSDIFSKTGRSLLKLFINGESINVESVIPCIQKRVKASPEELVEAMEGKLSLEDRFLLDQSLEEYQMYQELIEKLTDEIQHYIEKEFP; translated from the coding sequence ATGGAAGTCATGATTGAAACGTGTTGTGGTATTGATGTCCACCAAAAATCCATTGTTTGTTGTATTCTAGATGGTCTACTAGATACTAATAAGCCAAAGAAAATTCAGAAGAAATTTGGGACAACTACTGTAGCTCTTCACAATGCCTTAGATTGGTTGGTGGAAAACCATGTCACACATGTTTTTTTTGAAAGTACTGGGCAATATTGGCTCCCTCTCTTTAATATCTTTTCAGATTCTGATCTCGTTTTAGTACTTGCTAATCCTCAACATATCAAGAATGTGCCTGGTCGAAAAACAGACATGAAAGATGCCGAATGGATAGCTCAACTCGGCCGCTGCGGACTAATTGAACCTTCCTATATCCCTTCCCCTGAAGTAGTACAGCTTCGTTTACTGACACGTCGCATGCGTTCTTACAAGCAGCGTCAAACTCAAGTCAAAAATGAAATTCACAATCTCTTACAACGGGCTAATATCAAGCTAACAAGTTATCTTTCTGATATTTTTTCTAAGACAGGGCGATCACTTTTAAAATTATTTATTAACGGAGAAAGCATTAATGTAGAATCTGTTATCCCTTGTATCCAAAAGCGAGTGAAAGCAAGTCCAGAAGAACTTGTTGAAGCGATGGAAGGAAAGTTGTCACTAGAAGATCGCTTCCTCTTAGACCAGAGCTTAGAGGAATATCAGATGTATCAGGAACTCATTGAAAAATTGACCGATGAGATTCAACACTACATCGAAAAGGAGTTTCCCTGA
- a CDS encoding IS110 family transposase codes for MRFNTTSKRSFPEENRILQTIPGVNENCAATILAEIGPTVTAFPSDAHLASWAGLCPGSYESAGIKKSSHITQGNRYIKQALTMSGLIVAHSKDPAFSSFYNRISQRGSKMKAIIACAHKILRIIYKLLSTKQTYQKEKAIGLRKQF; via the coding sequence ATGAGATTCAACACTACATCGAAAAGGAGTTTCCCTGAGGAAAATAGGATACTTCAAACCATTCCTGGTGTGAATGAAAACTGTGCTGCCACTATTCTAGCTGAGATTGGACCAACTGTTACAGCCTTTCCATCCGATGCACACTTAGCATCCTGGGCCGGACTATGCCCAGGGTCTTATGAGAGTGCTGGCATTAAAAAATCCTCACACATTACGCAAGGAAATCGCTATATCAAACAGGCTCTGACCATGTCGGGATTAATTGTAGCACATTCTAAGGATCCAGCTTTTTCTTCTTTTTACAATCGAATTTCCCAAAGAGGAAGCAAGATGAAGGCGATTATTGCTTGTGCTCATAAGATTCTCAGAATCATTTACAAACTACTCTCCACCAAACAGACTTATCAAAAAGAAAAGGCGATAGGACTGAGGAAACAGTTCTAA
- the recG gene encoding ATP-dependent DNA helicase RecG, whose translation MNLHQPLHVLPGVGPKSAEKYAKLGIENLQDLLLYFPFRYEDFKTKQVLELEDGEKAVLSGQVVTPASVQYYGFKRNRLRFSLKQGEVVFAVNFFNQPYLADKIELGATLAVFGKWDRAKASLTGMKVLAQVEDDLQPVYRLAQGISQASLVKIIKTAFDQGLDLLIEENIPQSLLDKYKLMSRCQAVRAMHFPKDLAEYKQALRRIKFEKLFYFQMQLQTLKSENRVQGSGLVLDWSQEKVTAVKESLPFALTPAQEKSLQEILTDMKSDHHMNRLLQGDVGSGKTVVAGLAMFAAVTAGYQAVLMVPTEILAEQHFESLQSLFPDLKLALLTGSLKAAEKREVLESIAKGEADLIIGTHALIKDGVEYARLGLIIIDEQHRFGVGQRRVLREKGDNPDVLMMTATPIPRTLAITAFGDMDVSIIDQMPAGRKPIVTRWIKHEQLPQVLTWLEGEIQKGSQSYVISPLIEESEALDLKNAIALSEELTAHFAGKAEVALLHGKMKSDEKDQIMQDFKERKTDILVSTTVIEVGVNVPNATVMIIMDADRFGLSQLHQLRGRVGRGDKQSYAVLVANPKTDSGKDRMRIMTETTNGFVLAEEDLKMRGSGEIFGTRQSGLPEFQVADIIEDFPILEEARKVASYISSIEAWQEDPEWRMIALHLEKKEHLD comes from the coding sequence ATGAATCTACATCAACCCTTGCATGTCTTACCTGGTGTGGGACCAAAATCAGCAGAAAAATATGCTAAACTAGGAATTGAAAACTTGCAAGACCTTTTGCTCTACTTTCCTTTCCGATATGAAGATTTCAAGACCAAGCAGGTGCTGGAGTTAGAAGACGGTGAAAAGGCGGTTCTTTCTGGTCAAGTAGTGACTCCTGCTAGTGTCCAGTATTATGGTTTTAAGCGAAATCGACTGCGCTTTAGCCTCAAACAGGGAGAAGTCGTTTTTGCGGTGAATTTCTTTAATCAGCCCTATCTAGCAGATAAGATAGAGTTGGGAGCAACCCTTGCTGTTTTTGGAAAATGGGACCGCGCCAAGGCTAGTCTGACAGGGATGAAGGTCCTAGCTCAGGTGGAAGATGACCTCCAACCTGTCTATCGCTTGGCTCAGGGAATCAGTCAGGCAAGTCTGGTCAAGATCATCAAGACGGCTTTTGATCAGGGACTGGACCTCTTGATTGAGGAAAATATTCCCCAGTCTTTGCTGGACAAATACAAACTCATGTCCCGTTGTCAGGCCGTTCGTGCCATGCATTTTCCTAAGGATTTGGCAGAATACAAGCAGGCCCTTCGCCGTATCAAATTTGAGAAACTCTTTTATTTCCAAATGCAATTGCAAACGCTCAAATCTGAAAATAGAGTTCAGGGAAGCGGTCTGGTTCTGGATTGGTCTCAGGAAAAGGTGACAGCTGTCAAGGAAAGCCTTCCTTTTGCTCTGACCCCAGCTCAGGAAAAGAGTTTGCAGGAAATTTTGACCGACATGAAGTCGGACCACCACATGAATCGTCTCCTACAAGGGGATGTGGGGAGCGGGAAAACGGTAGTCGCTGGCTTGGCCATGTTTGCGGCAGTGACGGCTGGCTACCAAGCGGTCCTCATGGTACCAACAGAAATTCTCGCAGAGCAACACTTTGAGAGTCTACAGAGTCTCTTTCCAGACCTAAAACTGGCTCTCTTGACAGGTTCCTTGAAAGCTGCAGAAAAGAGAGAAGTCTTGGAGAGCATTGCCAAGGGTGAGGCTGATTTGATTATCGGAACCCACGCTTTGATAAAAGATGGGGTGGAGTATGCTCGTCTTGGTTTGATTATCATCGATGAGCAGCACCGTTTTGGTGTAGGGCAAAGGCGCGTTCTGAGAGAAAAAGGCGACAACCCAGATGTCCTCATGATGACGGCGACTCCTATTCCACGGACGCTGGCTATCACAGCATTTGGAGATATGGATGTTTCCATTATTGACCAGATGCCAGCAGGGCGGAAGCCTATTGTGACGCGCTGGATCAAACATGAGCAACTGCCTCAGGTCTTGACTTGGTTAGAGGGGGAAATTCAAAAAGGTTCTCAATCCTATGTCATCTCTCCCTTGATTGAAGAATCAGAAGCTCTGGATTTGAAAAATGCTATTGCCTTATCAGAGGAGCTGACAGCTCATTTTGCAGGCAAGGCAGAAGTGGCTCTTCTACATGGTAAGATGAAGAGTGATGAAAAAGACCAGATTATGCAGGATTTCAAAGAGAGAAAAACAGATATTCTGGTTTCAACAACGGTTATCGAGGTTGGGGTCAACGTTCCCAATGCGACTGTCATGATCATCATGGATGCCGATCGCTTCGGACTCAGCCAGCTTCACCAGCTCAGAGGTCGTGTCGGTCGGGGAGACAAGCAGTCCTACGCTGTTCTCGTTGCTAATCCCAAGACTGATTCTGGGAAAGATCGCATGCGCATCATGACAGAAACCACCAATGGATTTGTCCTTGCGGAGGAAGATTTGAAAATGCGTGGTTCTGGTGAGATTTTTGGAACCAGACAGTCAGGACTCCCAGAGTTTCAAGTGGCTGATATTATCGAAGATTTTCCAATTTTAGAAGAAGCCAGAAAAGTTGCTAGCTACATTAGTTCGATAGAAGCTTGGCAAGAGGATCCAGAGTGGCGCATGATTGCCCTTCATTTGGAAAAGAAAGAACATTTAGATTAA
- the alr gene encoding alanine racemase, with amino-acid sequence MKASPHRPTKALIHLGAIRQNIQQMGAHIPQGTLKWAVVKANAYGHGAVTVAKAIQDDVDGFCVSNIDEAIELRQAGLSKKILILGVSEIEAVSLAKEYDITLTVAGLEWIQALLDKEADLTGLTVHLKIDSGMGRIGFREAGEAEQAQDLLQQHGAYVEGIFTHFATADEESDTYFNTQLERFKTILESMKGLPELVHASNSATTLWHAETIFNAVRMGDAMYGLNPSGEVLDLPYGLTPALTLESALVHVKTVPVGACMGYGATYQADSEQVIATVPIGYADGWTRDMQNFSVLVDGQACPIVGRVSMDQITIRLPKLYPLGTKVTLIGSNGDKEITATQVATYRGTINYEVVCLLSDRIPREYY; translated from the coding sequence ATGAAAGCTAGTCCGCATAGACCAACCAAGGCTCTGATTCATCTGGGAGCTATTCGACAAAATATTCAGCAAATGGGGGCTCATATCCCTCAAGGAACGCTCAAGTGGGCTGTGGTCAAGGCCAATGCCTATGGTCATGGAGCTGTTACCGTTGCCAAGGCGATTCAAGATGATGTCGATGGCTTTTGCGTTTCTAATATCGATGAGGCCATTGAACTTAGACAAGCTGGACTCAGCAAGAAAATCCTTATTCTAGGAGTTTCTGAAATCGAAGCTGTTTCTCTTGCTAAAGAATACGACATCACCTTGACTGTGGCTGGATTGGAGTGGATTCAAGCACTCTTAGATAAGGAAGCGGACCTAACTGGATTGACAGTTCACCTCAAGATTGACTCAGGAATGGGACGGATTGGTTTTAGAGAGGCTGGTGAAGCTGAGCAGGCTCAAGACTTGCTCCAACAACATGGTGCTTATGTTGAAGGGATTTTTACCCACTTTGCTACTGCAGACGAGGAATCAGATACCTACTTTAATACCCAGTTAGAGAGATTTAAAACTATTTTGGAAAGTATGAAAGGTCTTCCAGAACTGGTTCATGCTAGCAATTCTGCAACGACTCTTTGGCATGCAGAGACTATTTTCAATGCGGTTCGTATGGGAGACGCCATGTATGGCCTGAATCCTAGCGGAGAGGTTTTGGATTTGCCTTATGGCCTGACACCAGCCTTGACCTTGGAGTCTGCTTTAGTCCACGTCAAGACAGTTCCAGTTGGAGCTTGCATGGGCTACGGAGCCACCTATCAAGCGGATAGCGAGCAAGTCATCGCGACGGTACCAATTGGCTATGCGGATGGTTGGACACGAGACATGCAGAATTTCTCTGTCTTGGTAGATGGCCAAGCTTGCCCAATAGTCGGGCGGGTTTCTATGGACCAAATTACCATTCGTCTGCCTAAGCTTTATCCGCTGGGAACAAAAGTAACCTTAATTGGTTCTAACGGGGACAAGGAGATAACAGCTACTCAGGTAGCGACCTACCGTGGAACCATTAACTATGAAGTGGTTTGTCTCCTCAGCGACCGCATTCCGAGAGAATATTATTAG
- the secA gene encoding preprotein translocase subunit SecA encodes MANILKTIIENDKGEIRRLEKMADKVFKYEDQMAALTDDQLKAKTVEFKERYQNGESLDSLLYEAFAVVREGAKRVLGLFPYKVQVMGGIVLHHGDVPEMRTGEGKTLTATMPVYLNALSGKGVHVVTVNEYLSERDATEMGELYSWLGLSVGINLAAKSPMEKKEAYECDITYSTNSEIGFDYLRDNMVVRAENMVQRPLNYALVDEVDSILIDEARTPLIVSGANAVETSQLYHMADHYVKSLDKDDYIIDVQSKTIGLSDSGIDKAESYFKLENLYDIENVALTHFIDNALRANYIMLLDIDYVVSEEQEILIVDQFTGRTMEGRRYSDGLHQAIEAKEGVPIQDETKTSASITYQNLFRMYKKLSGMTGTGKTEEEEFREIYNIRVIPIPTNRPVQRIDHSDLLYASIEAKFKAVVEDVKARYQKGQPVLVGTVAVETSDYISKKLVAAGVPHEVLNAKNHYKEAQIIMNAGQRGAVTIATNMAGRGTDIKLGEGVRELGGLCVIGTERHESRRIDNQLRGRSGRQGDPGESQFYLSLEDDLMKRFGSERLKGIFERLNMSEEAIESRMLTRQVEAAQKRVEGNNYDTRKQVLQYDDVMREQREIIYAQRYDVITADRDLAPEIQAMIKRTIERVVDGHARAKQDEKLEAILNFAKFNLLPEDSITMDDLSGLPDKTIKEELFQRALQVYDSQVSKLRDEDAVKEFQKVLILRVVDNKWTDHIDALDQLRNAVGLRGYAQNNPVVEYQAEGFRMFNDMIGSIEFDVTRLMMKAQIHEQERPQAEHHISTTATRNIAAHQANIPEDLDLSQIGRNELCPCGSGKKFKNCHGKRQ; translated from the coding sequence ATGGCTAATATTTTAAAAACAATTATCGAAAATGATAAAGGAGAAATCCGTCGTCTGGAAAAGATGGCTGACAAGGTTTTCAAATACGAAGACCAAATGGCTGCTTTGACTGACGACCAACTAAAAGCAAAAACAGTTGAATTTAAAGAACGTTATCAAAATGGAGAATCACTGGATTCATTGCTTTATGAAGCATTTGCGGTTGTCCGTGAGGGTGCAAAACGTGTCCTAGGTCTCTTCCCATATAAGGTTCAGGTCATGGGGGGAATCGTTCTTCACCATGGTGACGTGCCAGAAATGCGTACAGGGGAAGGGAAAACCTTGACTGCGACCATGCCCGTATACCTCAATGCCCTTTCAGGCAAAGGGGTTCACGTAGTTACGGTCAATGAATACTTGTCAGAACGTGATGCGACTGAGATGGGTGAATTGTACTCATGGCTTGGTTTGTCAGTAGGGATTAACTTGGCTGCCAAATCTCCAATGGAGAAAAAAGAAGCCTATGAGTGTGATATTACCTACTCAACTAACTCAGAAATCGGATTTGACTACCTTCGTGACAACATGGTCGTTCGTGCTGAAAACATGGTACAACGTCCGCTCAACTATGCCTTGGTCGATGAGGTTGACTCAATCTTGATTGACGAGGCCCGTACACCTTTGATTGTATCAGGTGCTAACGCAGTTGAAACTAGTCAGCTCTACCACATGGCAGACCACTATGTAAAATCTTTGGACAAAGACGACTACATCATCGATGTGCAGTCTAAGACTATTGGTTTGTCTGATTCAGGGATTGACAAGGCTGAAAGCTACTTCAAGCTTGAAAATCTCTATGACATCGAAAATGTGGCTCTTACACACTTTATCGATAATGCCCTTCGTGCCAACTACATCATGCTTCTCGATATTGACTATGTGGTGAGCGAAGAGCAAGAAATCTTGATTGTCGACCAATTTACAGGTCGTACCATGGAAGGTCGTCGTTATTCTGATGGATTGCACCAAGCTATTGAAGCCAAAGAAGGTGTGCCAATTCAAGATGAAACCAAGACATCTGCCTCAATCACTTACCAAAACCTTTTCCGTATGTACAAGAAATTGTCTGGTATGACAGGTACAGGTAAGACTGAGGAAGAAGAATTCCGTGAAATTTACAACATTCGTGTTATTCCAATCCCAACAAACCGTCCTGTTCAACGTATTGACCACTCAGACCTTCTTTATGCAAGTATCGAAGCTAAGTTTAAGGCGGTTGTCGAAGATGTTAAGGCTCGTTACCAAAAGGGTCAGCCTGTCTTGGTTGGTACAGTAGCGGTTGAAACCAGTGACTACATTTCTAAGAAATTGGTCGCAGCTGGCGTTCCTCACGAAGTCTTGAATGCTAAGAACCACTATAAAGAAGCCCAAATCATTATGAATGCTGGTCAACGTGGTGCTGTTACCATTGCGACTAACATGGCCGGTCGTGGTACCGACATCAAGCTTGGTGAAGGGGTTCGTGAACTTGGAGGACTTTGTGTTATTGGTACAGAACGTCATGAAAGCCGTCGTATCGATAACCAGCTTCGTGGACGTTCAGGTCGTCAAGGAGACCCAGGTGAGTCACAATTCTACCTATCCCTTGAAGATGACTTGATGAAACGTTTTGGTTCTGAACGTTTGAAGGGAATCTTTGAACGTCTCAACATGTCTGAAGAGGCCATTGAGTCTCGTATGTTGACACGTCAGGTTGAAGCAGCGCAAAAACGTGTCGAAGGAAATAACTACGATACCCGTAAACAAGTCCTTCAATACGATGATGTCATGCGTGAACAACGTGAGATTATCTATGCTCAACGTTACGATGTCATCACTGCAGATCGTGACTTGGCACCTGAAATTCAGGCTATGATCAAACGCACGATTGAACGTGTCGTTGATGGTCATGCGCGTGCCAAACAAGATGAAAAACTAGAGGCAATTTTGAACTTCGCTAAGTTCAACTTGCTTCCAGAAGATTCAATTACGATGGACGACTTGTCAGGCTTGCCTGATAAGACTATCAAGGAAGAGCTTTTCCAACGTGCCTTACAAGTTTACGATAGTCAGGTTTCAAAACTACGCGATGAAGACGCAGTTAAAGAGTTCCAAAAAGTTTTGATTCTACGAGTGGTAGATAACAAGTGGACAGATCATATCGATGCCCTTGATCAATTGCGTAACGCAGTTGGACTTCGTGGCTATGCTCAGAACAACCCTGTTGTTGAGTATCAGGCAGAAGGTTTCCGTATGTTTAATGATATGATTGGTTCGATTGAGTTTGATGTGACACGTTTGATGATGAAAGCACAAATTCATGAACAAGAAAGACCACAAGCAGAACACCATATCAGTACAACAGCGACTCGCAATATCGCTGCCCACCAAGCAAATATACCAGAAGATTTGGATTTGAGTCAGATTGGACGCAATGAACTTTGCCCATGTGGTTCTGGTAAGAAGTTTAAAAACTGTCACGGTAAAAGACAATAA
- the acpS gene encoding holo-ACP synthase — protein sequence MIVGHGIDIEELASIESAVTRHEGFAKRVLTAKEMERFNSFKGRRQIEYLAGRWSAKEAFSKAMGTGIGKLGFQDLEVLNNERGAPYFSQSPFLGKIWLSISHTDQFVTASVILEENHES from the coding sequence ATGATAGTTGGACATGGAATTGACATCGAAGAATTAGCTTCGATAGAAAGCGCAGTTACACGACATGAAGGCTTTGCCAAGCGCGTGCTGACCGCTAAGGAAATGGAACGGTTTAACAGTTTTAAAGGGCGCAGGCAGATTGAATATTTGGCTGGTCGCTGGTCAGCTAAGGAGGCATTTTCCAAGGCTATGGGAACGGGCATTGGCAAGCTCGGTTTTCAGGATTTGGAAGTCTTGAACAATGAACGTGGGGCGCCTTATTTTAGTCAGTCACCATTTTTAGGAAAGATTTGGTTGTCTATCAGCCATACAGATCAGTTTGTGACAGCCAGTGTCATTTTGGAGGAAAATCATGAAAGCTAG